CCGGGTGATCAGGTCGATCTTGTTCCGCACGTGCAGGATTTTTAGGTTCGGGTACTGAGCCACCCGCTCCCTGAATGCATTGTTTCCCACCTGTATCAGTGACGAAGctagaattttaaaaacacGCATTTAATGTACTATTTAAAATGGCAATTCTAATGCCAATGAAATTTAATACTTAGAATTATACcgcaatataaaaaaatctaaagcgaaaaatatgaactttagCATTTTTCGCAAATTTCTCACACAATCTAATTTGGATGAAATTGAATATGTAGCACCGGAAAAATTCTACTTCACCGAAATCGATGGTGTATCATTTTTAACAACACACTTAGCACATAAGTTAGTTACGtcattaaatttgaaacatatGTGCGTCACATCAACAACATATTACAAATAAGCAACCAAAATATTTAGTCATtgaaaaactaagaaaaataataaaatcaaggTTTTAAGGTTGGGTTTTCAAGTTTATCAGGACGGACcagaatttaatcaaattcataGGTTTTCCAGCAATGttctgtatttaaaaaaaaaagtctcgACAAGCGAAATGTAGTTGACCTGGGGGCTGCCGAAGACCACGGCCGCGACAGGGATGTCGCGGACGCCGTTCTCGACGAGGTCGAACGCAGCGATGGTCGCCAGAGTCGCGCCGAGGCTGTGCCCCGTCATGATTATGCTGAGGCTATCCCCCTTGTACCGCTCTCGCAGGTGCATAATCTTCTTATGCATCTGTGAGCGCGCGCTCAATTTGGTAAAGGGCGATTTCGGGTCGGACGACTCGTAAATCGTCAGCCAACCCTTCATGACCCTCGGCGCCCTCtcatcgtcgtcgtcgtcgtcgccgGGCTCCGGCGCGGCCAGGAGCTCGGCGGCGGACTGGGGGACGGCGGCGAGGACGTTGATCCACTCGTACGTCCGGGACGTCCCGCGCCACACGACGTAGACCTCGCGGCGGCCGAGGGCGGCCGTGACGGCGTCGGTGGTGACGGCGAGGTAGCCGATCCAGTTGGACTCGCGGTCCCAGGCGTCCGGGCGGAGGGAGCGGAGGAAGACGGCCTGGGCGACGCTGAGCTGGGCGGTGGCGTAGAGGAAGCAGGAGACTTGGTAGTCGGCGGCGGACTCGAGCATGACTTTGTCGAAGAAGGACTTCTTGCCGTAGCGGCTGCTGCCGGCGTACTTGGAGTTGGCGTCGTTGTTGAAGGCGTCGTAGGTGGCTTGGCAGAAGTCGCCGCAGCGGAGGATGAGGCGGCGGAGGGTGAGGTTTAAGGGGTCCAGGAGGCCTTTCCAGTCGTTGCTGCCGAGGAGCTCCGgccacggcggcggcggtgctTCTTCCGCcattttttttcgatttattgaattgagtcaagaaattgttgaaattgaataattaaagattGTTATGGATTTGAAAAAGATAAGTAGATTGGATAGGATTTTTCTGTAAATGTTGTTTGAGCCATTCGTTTTAATTTGTGTGAAATATGTAACGATTATGGGAAAGAGATTGATTGAGATGTGTTCTACCCCATGATGTACAAAATTGGAATTTAGTATGTGACATTTCAACATGTTTTTTATGTATACTTTGTTGAAAAAGACATGAGCGTGTTTATAATTAATACCGTTATAAGTAATAAGTTtcaatgaaaatagaaatttcgttattatgtttcattcaaatttgACTCTACAAAATGGGTTTTATACTAGACGTGTGAATTACTGAATTCCATCTttaatttccataaatttGGAGGATAGTTTACTAATCCTTATTAGTACAACATGGCACAAGTATAGATCAAGTACATGATTCATAACACAATTATGCAAACAAAAGACTACACAAAGTCACAAACCATCCTTATAGTTATGATGTGGCTTGCCACAACTTtagttcaaataaaaatttatttattttctaataatttaccaaaatatttaatataatccacttaaaatactactactactacattcTTCATTGAAATCAAAgcattattcatttttattaaaattaacaaaatacaGACGTACACACTGTGGCTGCATAgctttattcataaaaaaaacacacaacaTAAACTCGAAATAGAACGTCTCGTGTGAACACATTCCTGACGAGTGCCATTCAAGCGAACTCGGGGACGGGGAGATCCTCCTCCTCCGGCGGCTTTAAAAACCACTCTCCGTTGTCATCAAGCCCCATCCCTTTATTCTCCGCCACCCACCAATTCCCCGGGATCTTATATTCCTTTTTGAGTAACTCAGACTTCTTGTTCACCAACGCCAAGCTCCTCTTCACCACCACCTCGAACTTCCCCTCCTCCCCTTGCCACCCCGCCACCACGTGCAATATCCCCTGCAAGTTATGCCAGTCGGGAGTAATCTCCGGGAACATTCTCAACGACGGCGACTTCctacaaattcaaataaaatagaaatagagaAGAGAAAGACCACAAGATATAGAGttgaaaaagatgaaatacataaataatttatttatttattcattaattctCATCAAATACCACATCCACATTTATAAGgctataattaaatcaaattaaattctaattaacgactataaaataaaatataaagatattcccagttgtactccctctgttccttGCTAATAGAGGCGCTTAAGAATAGTTTGTTAAGTGgatagtgaataaaataagagagaaagttatttttttgccaaaaatagaattgaCTTAATTATCTTGAAAcatttcaaaatagaaaaatgactcaactaacGTTACCTGCCGTCGACCACAAGCTTCACTCCGGCGTCTCTGTAGCCCAAGATGTCCGACGGGTATAGCGGAACCGGGTCGAGTGAGTTTTTCGTGTGCAGGATCTTGAGGTTGGGATACTCCTGCAGCATCTCGACGAAGCTGCCGTCTCCCACGCGCGGGCAGGCAAATACGATGGCCGTGACGGGAACATTCCCGCCATGGTCTTTGACCACATTCTCAACCAAATCGAACGCGGAGAGCACGGCCAGGGACGCCCCGAGGCTGTGCCCCGTCACGACGATGCTAGGGTTATCGTCTTTGTATTGACCTAGAAGCTGGTCGATTAATTTCTGAAGCTGAGCGCGCGCGCTCAGCTTCAGAAATTCGGAGTTAGGGTTTGAGGTGGTGTAGATCTTGAGCCAGCCGTCCATGACTCTGGCCTGcgaggcggcggaggaggggTTGAGGAGGGGGGTGACGGGGACGGAGTCGAATTCGGCGTCGTCGATCCACTCGGTGATGCTCTCGGTGCCGCGCCAGACGACGAAGATCTCGCGGCGGCCGAGGAGCTTGTAGTAGGCGTCGGTGGAGGTGGCGACGTAGCCCATGAAGTTGGTTTGGTAGTCCCAGGTGTCGAGGATGCCGATGGTGGAGGTGGCGTAGAGGAGGGAGGAGACTTGGTAGGAGGCGGCGAAGGGGAATTTGACCCTGTGGAGGATGGAGGCCTTGCCGTAGCGGCTGCTGCCGAAGTAGGGGgagtcgccgtcgccgtcgaaGGCGTCGGTGGTGCACTGGCAGAAGTCGCCGCAGCGGAGGAGGAAGCGGCGGAGGGTGAGGTTCAAGGGGTCGAGGAGGCCGTCCCAGTTGTTGGAGCCGAGCAGCTCCGGCCATGATGGCTCTGATGCTACTACGGCTGCAGCATTGGTGGTATTTTCTTCCATGGCTATTTAGGTTTTGGCTCTGTTGTTGATAATAGTTGGTATCTTGAAAATGGCTATGGCTAcctatatatagtactccctgcGTCCGCAAAATATTGTTCACATTTGACTCGACGTGAGTTTTatgaaatgtgaagaaaagtgagaGGAAAAAGTTAGGGTATGGGTTCCACGTCTATATACTACaccctccgttccacaatagaagtcatactccctccgtcccaagataagcgaaGTACTTCTTTCGAACACGGGATTTAACGAGTTGATATTTAAAGTGTTCACTTTTAGTGAGACATGATATTTCGAACACGGGATTTAAGTACTTCCGTCCcaaaagagtaaagtatgagagagagaataagtagagaagtaaagagagaataaagtaggctgatgataaagtaagagatatgattttttagctaaaaaaggaaattaaatgaCTCACTTGTAGTGAGACATCTCAAAAACGAATTGTGActcgcttatcttgggacgaagCGAGTATTTGGTAtgagcacgggttttaagaaatgtaaagaatagtgagttggaaaaattagtgaaatatgaggtccaacttttttatattggttttataatagaatgtgagtaaagtgagttagtggaatgtgtggcCTACTTACCATtcatggtaaaagtaaa
The nucleotide sequence above comes from Salvia hispanica cultivar TCC Black 2014 chromosome 5, UniMelb_Shisp_WGS_1.0, whole genome shotgun sequence. Encoded proteins:
- the LOC125186671 gene encoding phospholipase A1-IIdelta-like, which translates into the protein MAEEAPPPPWPELLGSNDWKGLLDPLNLTLRRLILRCGDFCQATYDAFNNDANSKYAGSSRYGKKSFFDKVMLESAADYQVSCFLYATAQLSVAQAVFLRSLRPDAWDRESNWIGYLAVTTDAVTAALGRREVYVVWRGTSRTYEWINVLAAVPQSAAELLAAPEPGDDDDDDERAPRVMKGWLTIYESSDPKSPFTKLSARSQMHKKIMHLRERYKGDSLSIIMTGHSLGATLATIAAFDLVENGVRDIPVAAVVFGSPQVGNNAFRERVAQYPNLKILHVRNKIDLITRYPSVLLGYRDVGVDLEIDNRKSPSLKRSMNTGDWHNLQGMLHVVAGWNGADAEFELKVKRSLALVNKSCEYLKDELLVPGMWWVEKNKGLVRDDDGEWVPTPPADEDQPVPEFP
- the LOC125190397 gene encoding phospholipase A1-IIdelta-like; the protein is MEENTTNAAAVVASEPSWPELLGSNNWDGLLDPLNLTLRRFLLRCGDFCQCTTDAFDGDGDSPYFGSSRYGKASILHRVKFPFAASYQVSSLLYATSTIGILDTWDYQTNFMGYVATSTDAYYKLLGRREIFVVWRGTESITEWIDDAEFDSVPVTPLLNPSSAASQARVMDGWLKIYTTSNPNSEFLKLSARAQLQKLIDQLLGQYKDDNPSIVVTGHSLGASLAVLSAFDLVENVVKDHGGNVPVTAIVFACPRVGDGSFVEMLQEYPNLKILHTKNSLDPVPLYPSDILGYRDAGVKLVVDGRKSPSLRMFPEITPDWHNLQGILHVVAGWQGEEGKFEVVVKRSLALVNKKSELLKKEYKIPGNWWVAENKGMGLDDNGEWFLKPPEEEDLPVPEFA